One region of Baekduia soli genomic DNA includes:
- a CDS encoding NAD(P)(+) transhydrogenase (Re/Si-specific) subunit beta, whose protein sequence is MIVASFVTDSNFRAVLYIVSFGLFIYGLSGLTGPKTAVRGNRIASVGMAVAIVATLLVPHLSNVVLIIVGVAIGTAVGVPAARQVKMTQMPQMVALFNGVGGGAVALIAWVEFRDSGGFADVPTYVAIFSCFAAIVGSVSFWGSNVAFAKLQELITGKPISPFGPAQALVNGLLLAVAVACGAAIVAGSHHEILIIGLLVAAALVGNLLVLPIGGADMPVVISTLNAFTGLSAAATGVALNNTALIVAGMIVGASGTLLTQQMAVAMNRTIPSVLLGGFGGEVTAAAGAHAAGGTVRATSAADVAIQMAYARLVVVVPGYGMAVSQAQHAVREMAKLLEAKGVEVKYAIHPVAGRMPGHMNVLLAEADVPYEQLREMDDINGEFSRTDVAVVIGANDVTNPDARTKPDSPIYGMPILNVDEAHSIIVLKRSMSSGYAGIDNPLFVNPKTSMLFGDAKQSVSDITEELKAL, encoded by the coding sequence ATGATCGTCGCCAGCTTCGTGACCGACTCGAACTTCCGGGCGGTCCTGTACATCGTCAGCTTCGGCCTGTTCATCTACGGGTTGTCGGGGCTGACGGGTCCCAAGACGGCGGTGCGGGGCAACCGGATCGCCTCGGTGGGCATGGCGGTGGCGATCGTGGCCACGCTGCTGGTCCCGCACCTGTCCAACGTGGTGTTGATCATCGTCGGGGTGGCGATCGGCACCGCGGTCGGCGTGCCCGCGGCGCGCCAGGTCAAGATGACCCAGATGCCGCAGATGGTCGCGCTGTTCAACGGCGTGGGCGGTGGGGCCGTGGCGCTGATCGCCTGGGTGGAGTTCCGCGACTCAGGCGGCTTTGCCGACGTGCCCACCTACGTGGCGATCTTCTCGTGCTTTGCCGCCATCGTGGGATCCGTGTCGTTCTGGGGATCCAACGTGGCGTTCGCCAAGCTGCAGGAGCTCATCACGGGCAAGCCGATCAGCCCGTTCGGGCCCGCCCAGGCGCTGGTCAACGGGCTGCTGCTGGCCGTCGCGGTGGCCTGCGGGGCGGCGATCGTGGCCGGCAGTCATCACGAGATCCTGATCATCGGCCTGCTGGTCGCCGCGGCGCTGGTGGGCAACCTGCTCGTGCTGCCCATCGGCGGCGCCGACATGCCCGTGGTGATCTCCACCCTGAACGCGTTCACCGGCCTGAGCGCCGCGGCCACCGGCGTGGCCTTGAACAACACCGCGCTGATCGTCGCCGGCATGATCGTCGGCGCGTCGGGCACCCTGCTGACCCAGCAGATGGCCGTGGCCATGAACCGCACGATCCCCTCCGTCCTGCTCGGCGGCTTCGGCGGCGAGGTGACCGCCGCGGCCGGCGCGCACGCCGCCGGCGGGACCGTGCGCGCCACCAGCGCGGCCGACGTGGCCATCCAGATGGCCTACGCCCGCCTGGTCGTCGTCGTGCCCGGCTACGGCATGGCCGTCTCCCAGGCCCAGCACGCCGTCAGGGAGATGGCCAAGCTGCTGGAGGCCAAGGGCGTCGAGGTCAAGTACGCCATCCACCCCGTCGCCGGGCGCATGCCCGGCCACATGAACGTCCTGTTGGCCGAGGCCGACGTCCCCTACGAGCAGCTGCGCGAGATGGACGACATCAACGGCGAGTTCAGCCGCACCGACGTCGCCGTGGTCATCGGCGCCAACGACGTCACCAACCCCGACGCCCGGACCAAGCCCGACAGCCCCATCTACGGCATGCCGATCCTCAACGTCGACGAGGCCCACAGCATCATCGTCCTCAAGCGCTCCATGAGCTCCGGGTACGCCGGCATCGACAACCCCCTCTTCGTCAACCCCAAGACCAGCATGCTCTTCGGCGACGCCAAGCAGTCGGTCTCCGACATCACCGAAGAGCTCAAGGCCCTCTGA
- a CDS encoding DUF1501 domain-containing protein: MHDPCACSDFNRAELLRAGAARAGRGLPAIEPGMPQPAGTGLDRRSFLMRGAGLALSVYGASRLGVEAFEAGVAQAAGGPADPVLVSVFLPGGWDSLSVLAPVGDARYATLRPTLKLAPGSGTTFAEDTRLMWHPAAAGLATLHAEGKVSVFPAVGYDHPDQSHFTSRHFWEVGATDTGASSGWMGRYLDVVGDPDNPLQGMALDASLAPALATTRVPVAAISDPTDYSFPARGVGDPIADPMLAAFGRMGAIPGGSDALAQARAAVRQTDGVRRSVAGFVTADGSPSYTSPVTYPTAGGDLPLRLAALAAMLAGGLPIRCVAVEGVGSYDTHTGQATSLATNLGQTVAAVLAFQRDLEARGLADRVLIQLWSEFGRRPQENGSGTDHGAGGCAFVIGTQAKGTMVGEFPGLATLDAQSNLRATSDFRAMYCSLLEQWLGVDAEQVIPGAASFARPVLVR; this comes from the coding sequence GTGCACGACCCCTGCGCCTGCTCCGACTTCAACCGCGCCGAGCTCCTGCGGGCCGGCGCGGCGCGCGCGGGCCGCGGCCTGCCCGCGATCGAGCCGGGGATGCCCCAGCCCGCCGGCACCGGCCTGGACCGGCGCAGCTTCCTCATGCGCGGCGCCGGCCTGGCGCTGTCGGTCTACGGCGCGTCCAGGCTCGGCGTCGAAGCGTTCGAGGCGGGGGTCGCCCAGGCCGCCGGCGGTCCCGCCGACCCCGTGCTCGTCAGCGTCTTCCTGCCCGGCGGCTGGGACTCCCTGTCGGTCCTGGCCCCGGTCGGCGACGCCCGCTACGCGACCCTGCGCCCGACGCTGAAGCTCGCGCCCGGCAGCGGCACGACGTTCGCGGAGGACACCCGGCTCATGTGGCACCCGGCGGCGGCAGGGCTGGCGACGCTGCACGCCGAGGGCAAGGTGTCGGTCTTCCCGGCCGTCGGCTACGACCACCCCGACCAGTCGCACTTCACCAGCCGCCACTTCTGGGAGGTCGGCGCGACCGACACCGGCGCCTCCAGCGGCTGGATGGGCCGCTACCTCGACGTCGTCGGTGACCCCGACAACCCGCTGCAGGGGATGGCGCTGGACGCCAGCCTCGCCCCGGCGCTGGCGACGACTCGCGTGCCCGTCGCCGCCATCTCCGACCCCACGGACTACTCGTTCCCGGCCCGCGGCGTGGGTGACCCGATCGCCGACCCCATGCTCGCCGCGTTCGGCCGCATGGGCGCGATCCCCGGCGGCTCCGACGCCCTGGCCCAGGCCCGGGCCGCGGTGCGCCAGACCGACGGGGTGCGCCGGTCCGTCGCGGGGTTCGTCACCGCCGACGGCAGCCCGAGCTACACGAGCCCGGTGACCTACCCGACGGCGGGCGGCGACCTGCCGCTGCGCCTGGCGGCGCTGGCCGCGATGCTCGCCGGCGGCCTGCCGATCCGCTGCGTGGCCGTCGAGGGCGTCGGCAGCTACGACACGCACACCGGCCAGGCGACCTCGCTGGCCACCAACCTCGGGCAGACCGTGGCCGCGGTCCTGGCCTTCCAACGCGACCTCGAGGCCCGTGGCCTCGCCGACCGCGTCCTCATCCAGCTCTGGTCGGAGTTCGGGCGCCGACCGCAGGAGAACGGGTCGGGCACCGACCACGGCGCCGGCGGCTGCGCGTTCGTCATCGGCACGCAGGCCAAGGGCACGATGGTGGGCGAGTTCCCGGGACTGGCGACCCTGGACGCCCAGAGCAACCTGCGCGCCACGAGTGACTTCCGGGCCATGTACTGCTCGCTGCTGGAGCAGTGGCTGGGGGTCGACGCCGAGCAGGTCATCCCGGGCGCGGCGTCCTTCGCGCGGCCCGTGCTCGTGCGCTGA
- a CDS encoding DUF1800 domain-containing protein, with product MPSGPTTPARAAARTTKKKKKKKTVKAVTKTCRTVTKKVGGRRRKVKVCTPVKKKPVARTPAARAPAGTFSATLPAVVPPAPPITAPADPPAPSPAPVTAQVVPVTRGQMERLLWRTGFGPTPGQAARLAGQDVTAAILAITRPTGAARLVGPEPHDDNGNALAPADVWGHDHCAWMDRMVRSDQPIVERMALVWHDWFATSNDGVGQTQLMLDQIQLFRDKGLGSFDDLFRSVTANPAMLIWLNGTSNTRWNPNENYAREMMELFSLGADRGAYTETDIRQMARALTGWRNDWSAELGSHNFRYDPTWHDMGSKTIFGQTGAFDWTDAVRLCVEHPLHASFFCTKLWSYFVPTAPDAATLASLQGIYLSGGRQIRPVVEAILQHPQFLDGPEMVLSPVVYVTGLLRAIGRGIDTTAWSWLAQYNGQRLFYPPNVAGWDDTRWLDTSTVRGRWLTVTYVLSKQAVDPWAPAGYDVAEDAATALAAATAALGDPPLSDATRQVLADFAATSLPAGLSSWQRGPYRAMRQNALRTLIATAPDHNVC from the coding sequence ATGCCCTCCGGCCCGACGACGCCCGCCCGCGCGGCGGCGAGGACGACCAAGAAGAAGAAGAAGAAGAAGACCGTCAAGGCGGTGACCAAGACCTGCCGGACGGTCACCAAGAAGGTCGGGGGCCGCCGGCGCAAGGTCAAGGTCTGCACGCCGGTCAAGAAGAAGCCCGTGGCCCGCACGCCCGCGGCCAGGGCCCCGGCCGGCACGTTCTCGGCCACCCTGCCCGCGGTGGTGCCGCCCGCCCCGCCGATCACCGCGCCCGCCGACCCGCCCGCGCCCAGCCCGGCGCCCGTGACCGCGCAGGTCGTGCCCGTCACGCGCGGCCAGATGGAGCGCCTGCTGTGGCGCACCGGCTTCGGGCCGACGCCGGGTCAGGCCGCGCGGCTGGCCGGCCAGGACGTCACCGCCGCGATCCTGGCGATCACCCGCCCCACGGGCGCGGCGCGGCTCGTGGGCCCCGAGCCCCACGACGACAACGGCAACGCGCTGGCGCCCGCCGACGTCTGGGGCCACGACCACTGTGCGTGGATGGACCGGATGGTGCGCAGCGACCAGCCCATCGTGGAGCGGATGGCGCTCGTCTGGCACGACTGGTTCGCCACGTCCAACGACGGCGTCGGCCAGACGCAGCTCATGCTCGACCAGATCCAGCTCTTCCGCGACAAGGGCCTGGGCTCGTTCGACGACCTGTTCCGGTCGGTCACGGCGAACCCGGCGATGCTCATCTGGCTCAACGGGACCTCGAACACCCGCTGGAACCCCAACGAGAACTACGCCCGCGAGATGATGGAGCTGTTCTCGCTCGGGGCCGACCGCGGCGCCTACACCGAGACCGACATCCGCCAGATGGCCCGCGCCCTGACCGGCTGGCGCAACGACTGGTCGGCCGAGCTGGGCAGCCACAACTTCCGCTACGACCCGACGTGGCACGACATGGGGTCCAAGACCATCTTCGGCCAGACCGGCGCGTTCGACTGGACCGACGCCGTGCGCCTGTGCGTCGAGCACCCGCTGCACGCCTCCTTCTTCTGCACCAAGCTCTGGTCCTACTTCGTGCCCACGGCGCCCGACGCCGCCACGCTGGCCTCCCTGCAGGGCATCTACCTGTCCGGCGGCCGCCAGATCCGCCCCGTCGTCGAGGCGATCCTCCAGCACCCGCAGTTCCTCGACGGCCCCGAGATGGTGCTGTCGCCCGTCGTCTACGTGACGGGCCTGCTGCGCGCGATCGGCCGCGGGATCGACACGACGGCGTGGTCCTGGCTGGCCCAGTACAACGGCCAGCGCCTGTTCTACCCGCCCAACGTCGCGGGCTGGGACGACACCCGCTGGCTGGACACCTCGACGGTCCGCGGCCGTTGGCTGACCGTCACCTATGTGCTGAGCAAGCAGGCCGTCGACCCGTGGGCGCCCGCCGGCTACGACGTGGCCGAGGACGCGGCGACCGCGCTGGCCGCCGCGACCGCCGCGCTGGGCGACCCGCCGCTGTCGGACGCCACGCGCCAGGTCCTGGCCGACTTCGCGGCGACGAGCCTGCCGGCGGGCCTGTCGTCCTGGCAGCGCGGGCCCTACCGGGCCATGCGCCAGAACGCGTTGCGCACGCTGATCGCCACCGCCCCCGACCACAACGTCTGCTGA
- a CDS encoding NAD(P) transhydrogenase subunit alpha: MSSQLVTNLSILVLAGFVGYAVISKVPNTLHTPLMSGTNAIHGIVVLGGIIILVQGAAPGFLNKLLLVIAVVFGTINVVGGFLVTDRMLEMFKGGRGRGQADVEAGPSEDGPKA; encoded by the coding sequence ATGAGCTCGCAGCTGGTGACGAACCTGTCGATCCTGGTGCTGGCCGGGTTCGTCGGCTACGCCGTGATCTCCAAGGTGCCCAACACGCTGCACACGCCGTTGATGTCGGGCACCAACGCGATCCACGGGATCGTCGTGCTGGGCGGCATCATCATCCTGGTGCAGGGTGCCGCGCCCGGGTTCCTGAACAAACTGCTGCTGGTCATCGCGGTGGTGTTCGGCACGATCAACGTCGTCGGCGGCTTCCTGGTCACCGACCGCATGCTCGAGATGTTCAAGGGTGGGCGGGGACGGGGTCAGGCCGACGTCGAGGCCGGGCCCTCCGAGGACGGCCCGAAGGCATGA